The proteins below come from a single Mugil cephalus isolate CIBA_MC_2020 chromosome 7, CIBA_Mcephalus_1.1, whole genome shotgun sequence genomic window:
- the LOC125011445 gene encoding tetratricopeptide repeat protein 39C-like — MAEPTEPAAGGVQEEEVEEKTDRINDAELALKGINMLLNNGFKESDELFKTYRSQSPLMSFGASFVSFLNAMMTFEEEKMQMAFEDLKATERLCESENAGVIEAIKNKIKRSTDSQRSGVAAVDRLQRQIIIADCQVYLAVLSFIKQELSAYIKGGWILRKAWKMYNKCYSDITHLQEGSKKKTTAKQSLSSSSTPDSSDHGRSSSPGPGPSQRPDGISPEALDRLKGSVSFGYGLFHLCISMVPPHLLKIVNLLGFPGDRLQGLSALTYASESKDMKAPLATLALLWYHTVVQPFFALDGSDTQTGLSEAKAILQQREATYPNSSLFTFFKGRVQRLECQISSALTSFGDALALASEQREIQHVCLYEIGWCSMIEMNYGDAYRAFERLKNESRWSQCYYAYLTGVCQGAAGDLEGAVTVLQEVQKLFKRKNNQIELFSMKRSEKLRSPSVSKELCVLSVIEILYLWKALANCSAAKLQTMAQVLQGINDASSTGLKNLLLGAINKCLLNTKDAIQYFQLAARDEVGRLTSSYVQPYSCYELGCVLLNSPESAARGRMLMLQAKEDYAGYDFENRLHVRIHSALGSGRGAAQP; from the exons ATGGCGGAACCGACAGAACCAGCGGCGGGCGgcgtgcaggaggaggaggtggaagagaagACGGACCGTATCAACGACGCAGAGCTGGCTCTGAAAGGAATCAACATGCTCCTCAACAATGGATTCAAGGAGAGCGATGAGCTGTTCAAGACTTACAG GAGCCAAAGTCCTTTGATGAGTTTTGGGGCCAGTTTTGTGAGTTTCCTG AACGCCATGATGACGTTCGAAGAGGAGAAAATGCAGATGGCGTTCGAGGACCTCAAAGCGACGGAGAGGCTGTGTGAAAGCGAGAACGCTGGCGTTATTGAAGCCATTAAAAACAAGATCAAGCGTAGC ACGGACTCCCAGAGGTCAGGGGTTGCGGCGGTGGACCGACTCCAGAGGCAGATCATCATTGCAGACTGCCAGGTTTACCTTGCAGTCCTGTCTTTCATCAAACAAGAGCTGTCCG CTTATATAAAAGGAGGCTGGATCCTCCGTAAAGCCTGGAAGATGTACAACAAATGTTACAGCGACATCACGCACCTACAAGAGGGCAGTAAAAAGAAGACCACAGCAAAACAATCTCTGTCTTCGTCCTCAACCCCCGACTCGTCCGACCACGGTCGCTCCTCCTCGCCCGGGCCGGGTCCGTCCCAGAGACCTGACGGCATCAGCCCAGAGGCTCTGGATCGGCTCAAAGGCTCAGTCAGCTTCGGCTACGGCCTTTTCCACCTCTGCATCTCGATGGTGCCGCCACACCTCCTGAAGATCGTCAACCTGCTGGGCTTCCCCGGAGATCGCCTCCAAGGCCTGTCAGCGCTCACGTACGCGAGCGAAAGTAAGGACATGAAGGCCCCCTTAGCTAc CCTGGCCCTCTTGTGGTACCACACGGTGGTGCAGCCCTTCTTTGCTCTGGATGGCTCAGACACACAGACCGGCCTGAGCGAAGCCAAAGCCATCCTTCAACAAAGGGAGGCCACCTATCCAAACTCCTCCCTCTTCACGTTTTTCAAAGGCAGAGTTCAGCGCCTTGAG TGCCAGATCAGTAGTGCCTTGACGTCCTTCGGTGATGCCTTAGCTCTGGCCTCTGAGCAGAGGGAGATTCAGCACGTGTGTTTATATGAAATAG GCTGGTGCAGCATGATCGAAATGAACTACGGAGATGCCTACAGAGCGTTCGAGCGACTGAAGAATGAATCTCGCTGGTCCCAGTGCTATTACGCCTATTTAACTGGAG TGTGCCAAGGAGCTGCAGGTGATCTGGAGGGCGCCGTTACCGTTCTGCAGGAGGTTCAAAAGCTTTTCAAACGCAAGAACAATCAGATAGAGCTGTTTTCCATGAAGAGG TCCGAGAAGCTCAGGAGCCCCAGTGTGTCCAAAGAGCTGTGCGTCCTGTCTGTGATTGAGATTCTGTATCTGTGGAAGGCTCTGGCCAACTGCTCCGCTGCCAAGCTGCAAACAATGGCTCAAG tcTTGCAGGGGATTAATGATGCCTCTAGTACAGGCCTGAAAAACCTGCTCCTTGGTGCCATCAACAAATGTCTCCTTAATACCAAAGATGCCATTCAG TATTTCCAACTGGCTGCAAGGGACGAAGTGGGTCGTCTGACCAGCTCTTACGTGCAGCCCTACTCCTGCTATGAACTGGGCTGTGTGCTGCTCAACTCTCCAGAG tctgcAGCGAGGGGCCGGATGCTGATGCTTCAGGCCAAG GAGGACTATGCTGGCTACGACTTTGAGAACCGACTCCATGTTCGCATTCACTCTGCTCTCGGCTCGGGGAGAGGTGCAGCCCAGCCGTGA